CCATGAGCAGCGACGTCCGGGCGCCCCAAATCAGCCGCGAGAGACGGTCCCGGCCGAGATCGTCCGTCCCGAGCAGATGCGCCCGGCTGGGCGGCGAACCGGGGTCTTCGCGGGACTGCTCCTCGTAGGAATAAGGCGCGATCCACGGCGCTCCGGCCGCCCCGCCGAGCGCCAACGCCAGCACGGTCCACGCTCCCACCTGAACGACGCGTCTCATCGGGCTTCCTCCACCGTGCCCGAGATCATGTTCGAAATCAGTGTGACGGCGGCGATCATGAGCGTCATTCCCACCAGGAGATTCACGTCCCTGGCCAGCGTCGCCCGCCAGGCAAGCTGCCCCAATCCGGGATGCCCACCGAGCGCTTCGAGCGGCACCGAGCTTCCCAACGCCAACGGAACCGATACCGCCGCCAGCGCGGCCAGCGGTTTTGCCGAAGGAAGCACCACGTGCGCGGCGAGCACTCGCAGCCCCCCCGCTCCCCGCGCCCGCGCAGCCGAAACCCATGGCCGCGCGAAAGCCTCCCGGAGTACCGCCTCCGATGACGTGTAGATCTTCGGGAACGCCACGATCCCGATGCCGATCCATGCCGGCATCCGCTCGGCCGCGAGCAACAGCGCCAGCAGCGCCGCCGGCGACGCCACAATCACACCGGCTGCTCCGTGCGACAGAATCTTCACCGGCGCGAGTCTTCCCGATGCCGCGCCCAACGCCAGCGCGAATCCCGCCATCCACGCCGCCCCGAGCCCCAACGCCATGGCCCGCACCGTCACCGGCCACCGTTCGCCGATCAACGATGCAACCGGCTGGTTGAACGCCTGGGACTTCCCGAGATCGCCGCGGGCAAGGCCCCACAGGTACCTGGGCACGAATCGTACCGGGTCCCGCTCGGCGGCGCGCTCGGCCGCCAGCGCCGCCAGCGACTCGGCGCTCAAACGTTGATCGAGCGCCTGCTCGTCGAGTCCCGTCCCAGGCGCCAGGCAAACCAGCACCGCTCCGGCCACGCCAGCCAGAAGTAGCGTCGCGGCAAAGCGCGCCGCGGCCCGTACAATTGGAGCAACACTCATCCCTATTCCCTGTTCGGACAGGTCGAGGTTGCGCTTTACGAAATTCGGGGATTCACCCGGGCGGCGGCCAATGGCGCCCCCCTCAATGGTTCTAAGTAGATGAAGGTTTCTCGGGACGAGTCTCCCAGAGGCACAGCTCGTTGCCGTCCGGATCTTCGAAGTGGGCGAAGTTTCCCGATCCGTCGCGGACGTTTTCCCCCTTCACCGCGACTCCCGCCGCTTTGAGCCGCGCCATGGTGGCTCCATACTGGCATGAGCCGGATGACGGGGACAACACATCGCCGTCTGCGAACGCGGCGATGCCTCGGCGGATGCCGCCGGGAGGCTACCGGAGCAGGTCGTTCAGCGCCTTGATGCGCGCCGGGTCGAACTTCATCTTCCGGTCATAAGTCATCAATCCGTTCACTTCCTGCTCAACGTCAGTGGTCTGCGTGTAACAGATGCCGGCGATGGCGGGAACCTTCGCGATCGCCTCGTACAGCCCTTTCAGTCGCGTGAAGGCCGACTCGGCCGTTTTCTCCGTACCGGCGTAGCCCCAAGCGTCGCCCGGCACGCGCACACCCTCCGGAACGTACGCGATCCCGCCAAATTCGGAAAGCAGGAAGGGCGTGCCGTTGTACTCGTAGCCGGAAACAAGAATCGCGCGGCCATTGTTGGGCACCGGCGCACCGGGTTTGCCCAGGTCCTTGTACTTGGCGTAGAACGCCTCCCCGGTGCCCGTGTAGTCATGGATGGTAAACAGGTCCATGGTGTCCACATGTTCCCAGCCGTCGTTGTCGATCACGGGCCGCGTCGGGTCGATCGACTTCGTCAGCCAGTACAGCGCCTTCAAGTGGGCCTGCTGCCGCGAATCGGCCAGATTCGGAACGCCCCAGCTCTCGTTGATCGGCACCCACATGATGACGGACGGATGGCTCACGTCCCGCTCGATCACCTCCATCCACTCGCGCGTGAAGCGCTCGGCGTAGTCGGCGTCGTACTCGTATGCGTTCGCCATCTCATCGGAAATGAGAAAGCCCATCTTGTCGGCCCAGTACAGGAAGCGCGGATCTTCGAGCTTCTGATGCTTGCGCGCGCCGTTGAAGCCCATGTCCATCGACGCCTTGATGTCAAACTGGATTGCCTCGTCGCTCGGAGGTGTCAGCAGCGACTCGGGCCAGTAACCCTGGTCGAGCAGCATCTTCAGGTACGTAGGCCGCCCGTTGATGAGCACGCGCCCGCCGCTGACCGCCACGGTCCGGAAGCCGATGTAACTCTTCACCGAATCGAGGACGGCCCCGCCCCGCCGGACTTCATAGGTTACGTCGTACAGGTTCGGCTGGTTGACGTACCACTGGCGCGGGTTGCGGACGCGCAGATCGACGTAGGTGGCCGGCGAATCGGCGGCGACGGTAGCCGAGGCCACTACCCGTTCTCCATCTTTGATCGAAACCCCGAACTCGAGATCGGGCGAGTACCGTGCGATGCGGGCCTCAAAGCGCGCTGCGCCCTCCATCGAGGCGTCGGCGCGAACCCGGTCCAGATAAGCGTCGCCCGTCGCTTCGAGCCATACCGGCTGCCAGATTCCGGTTGTGCGCGTGTAGAAGATGCCGCGCGACTTCGGCTGCCAGTACTGTTTGCCGCGCGGTACCGTACGGTCCGTGGGCGGATCCTCCGCGCGCACCACCAGCGTATTGGCGCCGGGTTTGACGAGCGCCGTGATGTCGAACCGGAACGGCGTGTTCCCGCCGGTGTGCTCACCCGCAAGCTGGCTGTTCACCCAAACCGAGGCCCGATAGTCCACCGCGCCGAAGTGCAGCAGCACCCGCTTGCCGTTCCACGCCGAAGGGATGTCGAACGCGCGGCGATACCAAACCCACGGGTGGAAGGCCGTGTCGCCAATGCCCGAGCGCTTCGTCTCCGGCGCGAACGGAACGGTGATTTTCCGCGGCAGTTCCTTGTTGCCCGCCGCCCAGCCCGACTCCACTCCCTGATTGGCGTTGTCGAATTCAAACTCCCAGGCGCCGTTGAGCGATTGCCACTGAGGGCGCTCGAAACGAGGCTCCGGGTATTCAGGGCGCGGAAGCGTTTGCGCGAACAGGGGCGCGACGGCGACGAGGACGAGAATACGCATGGTGAAAGCTTATCAGGGGATGTCGGGAAGGAGCCCGATCAGCTCACGAGCTTTGATTCCACCCGGCCGGCGACATCGGTGAGCCGGAAATCGCGCCCCATGTACCGGTAGGTGAGTTTCTCGTGATTGAAGCCTAGCAACTGCATCAGCGTCGCCTGCAAGTCGTGCACGTGGACGGGATTCTCCGTCACGTTTAGACACAAATCGTCCGTCGCCCCGTGGACGTACCCGCCTCGGAAGCCGCCTCCCGCCACCCACATCGAGTACGAGTTCGGATGGTGGTCTCGTCCGGCGTTGCTCGGGTCGCTCGGCCGCCGCATCTCCACCATCGGCGTGCGCCCGAACTCACCGCCCCACACAACCGCAGTGTCATCGAGCAGACCGCGCTGCTTGAGGTCGGCGATCAATGCCGCCGTAGGCTTGTCGGACCGGCGGCAGCGCTCCGGCAACTGTTTGTTGATTTCGCTGTGATGGTCCCAACTGG
This DNA window, taken from Bryobacteraceae bacterium, encodes the following:
- a CDS encoding glycoside hydrolase family 2 TIM barrel-domain containing protein, which gives rise to MRILVLVAVAPLFAQTLPRPEYPEPRFERPQWQSLNGAWEFEFDNANQGVESGWAAGNKELPRKITVPFAPETKRSGIGDTAFHPWVWYRRAFDIPSAWNGKRVLLHFGAVDYRASVWVNSQLAGEHTGGNTPFRFDITALVKPGANTLVVRAEDPPTDRTVPRGKQYWQPKSRGIFYTRTTGIWQPVWLEATGDAYLDRVRADASMEGAARFEARIARYSPDLEFGVSIKDGERVVASATVAADSPATYVDLRVRNPRQWYVNQPNLYDVTYEVRRGGAVLDSVKSYIGFRTVAVSGGRVLINGRPTYLKMLLDQGYWPESLLTPPSDEAIQFDIKASMDMGFNGARKHQKLEDPRFLYWADKMGFLISDEMANAYEYDADYAERFTREWMEVIERDVSHPSVIMWVPINESWGVPNLADSRQQAHLKALYWLTKSIDPTRPVIDNDGWEHVDTMDLFTIHDYTGTGEAFYAKYKDLGKPGAPVPNNGRAILVSGYEYNGTPFLLSEFGGIAYVPEGVRVPGDAWGYAGTEKTAESAFTRLKGLYEAIAKVPAIAGICYTQTTDVEQEVNGLMTYDRKMKFDPARIKALNDLLR
- a CDS encoding ABC transporter permease subunit, coding for MSVAPIVRAAARFAATLLLAGVAGAVLVCLAPGTGLDEQALDQRLSAESLAALAAERAAERDPVRFVPRYLWGLARGDLGKSQAFNQPVASLIGERWPVTVRAMALGLGAAWMAGFALALGAASGRLAPVKILSHGAAGVIVASPAALLALLLAAERMPAWIGIGIVAFPKIYTSSEAVLREAFARPWVSAARARGAGGLRVLAAHVVLPSAKPLAALAAVSVPLALGSSVPLEALGGHPGLGQLAWRATLARDVNLLVGMTLMIAAVTLISNMISGTVEEAR